GAAATATCTGACAATATAGATGCAACTCTAAGAACTGTCAAGGCACATATAACATCTATATATAGTAAGCTTGGTGTCAAAGATAGGATAGGGTTGGTGCTATTTATGCAAAAACTTGCAAATGCCTAAAATTTTTATAATTTTAATATTTTGCTGTCAGTTATTTGCCATCAATTTTGAATTGGCATCTCAAAATTTATCAGCCTGTAAAGATCAGCGTTGTAAGAATATATTAAATCACTATGCCAATTATCTAAAAAATATAAAAAATGAAAGTTTTATAAGAAAGTTGGAGCTTATAAATTCTTATATTAACACACTTATGCCACGATACGATGATTTTTATAATACAAATATTGACATTTGGAGTACTCGTGGAGAGTTTTTGCGTCGTGGTGGTGGCGATTGTGAAGAGTATGCCATAGCAAAAAGAGATAGTTTAAAAGATCTCGGC
This portion of the Campylobacter anatolicus genome encodes:
- a CDS encoding transglutaminase-like cysteine peptidase: MPKIFIILIFCCQLFAINFELASQNLSACKDQRCKNILNHYANYLKNIKNESFIRKLELINSYINTLMPRYDDFYNTNIDIWSTRGEFLRRGGGDCEEYAIAKRDSLKDLGIDNQSCLLVVKDKFSGSYHMVLAVWEDAKHEPLILDNLSFKVLPLSKRYDIKVDYCLMGGKYYKFKKDGINLEPANIKIVAYEKLLEKEKKEIFWKN